In Streptomyces sp. DG2A-72, one genomic interval encodes:
- a CDS encoding bacterial proteasome activator family protein, with the protein MEMPRNERSPENPQILVVGQDGMALGGGNGDEDSREIPVTEQVEQPAKVMRIGSMIKQLLEEVRAAPLDEASRVRLKEIHASSVKELEDGLAPELVEELERLSLPFTDDGTPSDAELRIAQAQLVGWLEGLFHGIQTTLFAQQMAARAQLEQMRRALPPGVGGHEDGEQHPGGRSGGPYL; encoded by the coding sequence ATGGAGATGCCGAGGAACGAAAGGTCGCCGGAGAACCCGCAGATCCTGGTCGTGGGCCAGGACGGCATGGCGCTCGGTGGCGGCAACGGAGACGAGGACTCCCGAGAGATCCCCGTGACCGAGCAGGTCGAGCAGCCGGCGAAGGTCATGCGGATCGGCAGCATGATCAAGCAGCTGCTCGAGGAAGTTCGCGCCGCTCCTCTGGACGAGGCGAGCCGGGTTCGGTTGAAGGAGATCCACGCCAGCTCGGTGAAGGAACTGGAGGACGGTCTGGCCCCGGAGCTCGTCGAGGAGCTGGAGCGGCTCTCTCTGCCCTTCACGGACGACGGGACTCCGTCCGACGCGGAACTGCGTATCGCGCAGGCTCAGTTGGTCGGCTGGCTGGAGGGCCTCTTCCACGGCATCCAGACCACGCTCTTCGCCCAGCAGATGGCCGCGCGCGCCCAACTGGAGCAGATGCGCCGCGCCCTCCCGCCGGGCGTCGGCGGCCACGAGGACGGCGAGCAGCACCCGGGCGGCCGCTCGGGTGGGCCGTACCTGTAA
- a CDS encoding ABC transporter permease has product MSTATTTETKELAPVSAESLAALLVAGERPPRPSALSASLTFGWRAMLKIKHVPEQLFDVTAFPIMMVLMYTYLFGGALAGSPKEYIQFLLPGILVMSVVMITMYTGVSVNTDIEKGVFDRFRSLPIWRPSTMVGYLLGDALRYTIASVVMLTVGIILGYRPDGGVGGVLAGIALLVAFSFAFSWIWTMFGLMLRSEKSVMGVSMMVIFPVTFLSNVFVDPSTMPGWLQAFVNNSPITHLSSAVRGLMAGDWPADEVAWSLGWAGLFLLVFGPITMRLYNRK; this is encoded by the coding sequence ATGAGCACCGCGACCACCACCGAGACCAAGGAACTCGCCCCCGTCAGCGCCGAGTCGCTGGCCGCCCTGCTCGTCGCCGGCGAACGGCCGCCGAGGCCCAGCGCCCTGTCGGCCTCCCTCACCTTCGGCTGGCGGGCGATGCTCAAGATCAAGCACGTTCCCGAGCAGCTCTTCGACGTCACCGCGTTCCCGATCATGATGGTGCTGATGTACACGTACCTGTTCGGGGGCGCCCTGGCAGGCTCCCCGAAGGAGTACATCCAGTTCCTGCTGCCCGGCATCCTGGTGATGTCGGTCGTGATGATCACGATGTACACGGGCGTCTCGGTGAACACGGACATCGAAAAGGGTGTCTTCGACCGCTTCCGCTCACTGCCCATCTGGCGGCCGTCGACGATGGTCGGCTATCTGCTCGGCGACGCCCTGCGCTACACCATCGCGTCCGTCGTGATGCTCACCGTCGGCATCATCCTCGGCTACCGGCCGGACGGCGGGGTCGGCGGTGTGCTCGCCGGGATCGCCCTGCTGGTCGCCTTCTCGTTCGCGTTCTCGTGGATCTGGACGATGTTCGGGCTGATGCTGCGCTCCGAGAAGTCGGTGATGGGCGTCAGCATGATGGTGATCTTCCCGGTGACCTTCCTGTCCAATGTCTTCGTCGACCCGAGCACCATGCCGGGCTGGCTCCAGGCCTTCGTCAACAACAGCCCCATCACCCACCTTTCGTCGGCGGTGCGCGGACTGATGGCGGGCGACTGGCCGGCCGACGAGGTCGCCTGGTCGCTGGGCTGGGCGGGCCTGTTCCTGCTGGTCTTCGGGCCGATCACGATGCGGCTGTACAACCGCAAGTGA
- a CDS encoding ATP-binding cassette domain-containing protein, with protein MSQQTSGLAIETAGLVKTFGETRAVDGVDLAVPAGTVYGVLGPNGAGKTTTVKMLATLLRPDGGQAHVFGHDVVHEADEVRGRVSLTGQYASVDEDLTGTENLVLLGRLLGHHKKAARDRAAQLLEAFGLTDAAGKQVKNYSGGMRRRIDIAASILNTPELLFLDEPTTGLDPRSRNQVWDIIRAVVSQGTTVLLTTQYLDEADQLASRIAVIDQGKVIAEGTKGELKASVGAGSVHLRLRDAAQRPQAEQVLRLALDADVQLEPDPVALTARVGGGAAGGQGAAEQAARALAELARGGVIVDNFSLGQPSLDEVFLALTGHDTHETKDKVSA; from the coding sequence ATGAGCCAGCAGACCTCAGGCCTGGCCATCGAGACCGCGGGCCTGGTGAAGACGTTCGGCGAGACCAGGGCCGTGGACGGCGTCGACCTCGCCGTTCCCGCCGGCACGGTCTACGGCGTCCTCGGTCCGAACGGCGCCGGAAAAACCACCACTGTGAAGATGCTCGCCACCCTCCTGCGGCCCGACGGCGGCCAGGCCCATGTCTTCGGACACGATGTCGTGCACGAGGCCGACGAGGTGCGCGGCCGGGTCAGTCTCACCGGTCAGTACGCGTCCGTGGACGAGGACCTCACCGGCACCGAGAACCTGGTTCTGCTCGGCCGTCTTCTCGGGCACCACAAGAAGGCCGCCCGGGACCGTGCCGCGCAGCTTCTGGAGGCCTTCGGGCTGACGGACGCGGCCGGGAAGCAGGTCAAGAACTACTCGGGCGGCATGCGGCGCCGTATCGACATCGCCGCGTCCATCCTGAACACCCCCGAGCTGCTGTTCCTCGACGAGCCGACGACCGGGCTCGACCCGCGCAGCCGCAACCAGGTCTGGGACATCATCCGCGCGGTGGTCTCCCAGGGCACGACCGTGCTGCTGACCACGCAGTATCTGGACGAGGCCGACCAGCTGGCGTCCCGGATCGCCGTGATCGACCAGGGCAAGGTGATCGCGGAGGGCACCAAGGGCGAGCTGAAGGCGTCCGTCGGCGCCGGGTCCGTCCATCTGCGCCTGCGGGATGCGGCGCAGCGCCCGCAGGCCGAGCAGGTGCTGCGGCTGGCTCTGGACGCGGACGTGCAGCTGGAGCCCGATCCGGTGGCACTGACCGCGCGCGTGGGCGGCGGTGCGGCGGGCGGACAGGGCGCGGCCGAGCAGGCGGCCCGGGCACTCGCCGAGCTGGCCCGCGGCGGCGTCATCGTCGACAACTTCTCGCTGGGCCAGCCCAGCCTGGACGAGGTCTTCCTCGCCCTCACCGGACACGACACCCACGAGACGAAGGACAAGGTGTCAGCATGA
- a CDS encoding TrkA family potassium uptake protein — protein sequence MKQPGHDVIARQAGEHLTTHQVKLPRKVVEHPFRQVAKRLSMALLLLVVTSLIVYADHEGYNDNSDGSIDFLDACYYATVTLSTTGYGDITPVSDAARLTNIFVVTPLRVMFLIILVGTTLEVLTERTRDEWRLTRWRSALRDHTVVVGFGTKGRSAIQTVCASGLKAEQVVVVDPSSKAIDAATAEGYAGIVGDATRSDVLKQAEVHKARKVIIATQRDDTAVLVTLTARQLNRGAKIVAAVREEENAPLLMQSGADAVITSASAAGRLLGLSVLSPAAGMVMEDLIQQGSGLDIVERPVIKAEVGKGPRETEDLVVSVVRGHRVLGYDDPAVGKLELTDRLITIVRATPGTQVAPDVRPLRQD from the coding sequence GTGAAACAACCGGGCCATGACGTGATCGCCCGTCAGGCGGGCGAACATCTCACAACCCATCAGGTGAAACTCCCGCGGAAGGTGGTGGAGCACCCCTTCCGGCAGGTTGCCAAGCGGCTGTCCATGGCCCTGCTGCTCCTCGTGGTGACCTCGCTGATCGTCTATGCCGACCACGAGGGCTACAACGACAACTCCGACGGCTCCATCGACTTCCTGGACGCCTGCTACTACGCGACCGTCACCCTCTCCACCACCGGATACGGCGACATCACCCCGGTCAGCGATGCCGCCCGGCTCACCAATATCTTCGTCGTCACGCCGCTGCGCGTGATGTTCCTGATCATCCTGGTCGGCACCACGCTCGAGGTCCTCACCGAACGGACACGGGACGAATGGCGCCTGACCCGCTGGAGGTCCGCCTTGCGTGATCACACGGTTGTCGTCGGATTCGGGACGAAGGGACGCTCGGCGATCCAGACCGTGTGCGCGTCGGGGCTCAAGGCGGAGCAGGTTGTCGTCGTCGACCCCAGCTCCAAGGCGATCGACGCCGCGACGGCCGAAGGGTATGCGGGGATCGTCGGCGATGCGACGCGCAGCGATGTGCTGAAGCAGGCCGAGGTGCACAAGGCGCGGAAGGTCATCATCGCGACGCAGCGCGATGACACGGCCGTCCTTGTCACTTTGACGGCCCGGCAGCTCAACCGCGGTGCCAAGATCGTGGCCGCGGTGCGGGAGGAGGAGAACGCACCGCTGCTGATGCAGTCCGGCGCCGACGCGGTCATCACCAGCGCCAGCGCGGCCGGCAGGCTGCTCGGCCTCTCCGTGCTCAGCCCCGCCGCCGGCATGGTGATGGAGGACCTCATCCAGCAGGGCAGCGGGCTCGACATAGTCGAACGGCCCGTCATAAAGGCCGAGGTGGGCAAGGGCCCCCGGGAGACGGAGGACCTGGTGGTGAGTGTCGTACGCGGGCATCGGGTGCTCGGATACGACGATCCGGCCGTCGGGAAGCTGGAGCTGACGGACCGGCTGATCACCATTGTGCGGGCGACGCCGGGTACGCAGGTCGCACCCGACGTCCGCCCGCTGCGGCAGGATTGA
- a CDS encoding phosphotransferase, translated as MPHAPPLGALLRQYAAGSAVTCEPVDEGLLNRGYRLRTTRGRYFLKHHFDPETADPTAIERRHRATQRLADLGVPVAPPVAARDGRTVAVVGGHAYALHPWVEGRHRHGGQLSAEQCGRLGSLLGVVHASLERVMPVRRRGRAEPPHSADPTATFALIDDLLARVRRHRPADSFDELARHRLLERRVLLERHADRRPPRGGSVGWVHGDFHPFNLLYQGDAPAAIVDWDRLGVQPRAEEAVRAAAIFFVRPVGTLDLPKVRAYTRAYRRTAGATPSQLAAAVHRVWWERLNDFWMLRWHYERGDTRADPQFPAASALAVWWTREYDAVCEAFSG; from the coding sequence GTGCCCCACGCGCCCCCGCTGGGCGCCCTGCTCCGTCAGTACGCCGCCGGTTCCGCCGTCACCTGCGAACCCGTCGACGAGGGGCTCCTCAACCGCGGCTACCGGCTGCGCACGACCCGCGGCCGCTACTTCCTCAAGCACCATTTCGACCCCGAGACCGCCGACCCGACCGCGATCGAACGCCGGCACCGCGCCACCCAGCGCCTCGCCGACCTCGGCGTCCCGGTGGCACCCCCCGTGGCCGCCCGCGACGGGCGCACGGTGGCGGTGGTCGGCGGCCACGCGTACGCCCTGCACCCGTGGGTCGAGGGACGGCACCGGCACGGCGGCCAGCTCAGCGCGGAGCAGTGCGGACGGCTGGGGTCGCTGTTAGGGGTGGTGCACGCCAGCCTGGAGCGCGTGATGCCGGTGCGAAGGCGGGGACGTGCAGAGCCTCCCCACAGCGCCGACCCCACCGCCACCTTCGCCCTCATCGACGACCTGCTCGCCCGCGTGCGCCGCCACCGCCCCGCCGACTCCTTCGACGAACTGGCCCGGCACCGACTGCTGGAGCGGCGCGTGCTCCTGGAGCGGCACGCGGACCGGCGCCCGCCGCGCGGAGGTTCCGTCGGCTGGGTGCACGGCGACTTCCACCCGTTCAACCTGCTCTACCAGGGGGACGCGCCCGCCGCGATCGTCGACTGGGACCGGCTCGGCGTACAGCCCCGCGCGGAGGAGGCCGTACGAGCCGCCGCGATCTTCTTCGTCCGTCCCGTCGGCACCCTCGACCTGCCCAAGGTGCGGGCGTACACGCGCGCGTACCGGCGCACGGCCGGCGCCACGCCCTCCCAGCTCGCGGCAGCCGTGCACCGCGTGTGGTGGGAGCGTCTCAACGACTTCTGGATGCTGCGCTGGCACTACGAGCGGGGCGACACGCGCGCGGATCCCCAGTTCCCGGCCGCCTCGGCCCTCGCCGTGTGGTGGACACGGGAGTACGACGCGGTGTGCGAGGCGTTCAGCGGCTGA
- a CDS encoding molybdopterin molybdotransferase MoeA translates to MTARSVRTGDDAEDFDVEEVLALVKEDSGREDHAVPAPQSAPASSAHAHQATPWSEARAIAERAGRSGARRTPVSVPLDVALGLTLAAPLTALTDLPSFDTSAMDGWAVAGPGPWDVRDEGVLAGHAEPEPLTDGEAVRIATGARIPLDTTAVIRSEHGRTDTQGRLHATREVGHGQDIRPRGQECRSGDQLLPVGTLVAPAVLGLAAAAGYDTVTAVPRPRAEVLILGDELLTEGLPHDGLIRDALGPMLPPWLRALGAEVIAVRRLGDDAKALRKTITSSDADLIVTTGGTASGPVDHVHPTLSRISAELLVNGVKVRPGHPMLLARIKDNQHLVGLPGNPLAAVSGLLTLAEPLLRTLAARPAPEPLTLPLQGAAHGHPYDTRLIPVALRVDSAVPLHYNGPAMLRGIAAADALAVVPPGGARPGQEVELLDLPWAFAGIEVCFT, encoded by the coding sequence ATGACCGCCCGCTCCGTCCGGACCGGCGACGACGCCGAGGACTTCGACGTCGAGGAGGTGCTGGCCCTCGTGAAGGAAGACAGCGGCCGGGAGGACCACGCCGTGCCCGCCCCGCAGAGCGCCCCGGCATCCTCGGCACACGCCCACCAGGCCACGCCATGGTCCGAGGCACGGGCGATCGCCGAGCGTGCGGGCCGCTCGGGGGCCCGCCGCACCCCCGTCTCCGTCCCTCTCGACGTCGCCCTCGGCCTCACCCTGGCCGCTCCCCTCACCGCCCTCACCGACCTGCCCTCGTTCGACACCTCCGCGATGGACGGCTGGGCGGTCGCCGGACCCGGACCCTGGGACGTACGCGACGAGGGTGTGCTGGCCGGGCACGCGGAGCCCGAACCGCTCACCGACGGCGAGGCCGTCCGGATCGCCACCGGTGCCCGCATTCCCCTGGACACCACCGCCGTCATCCGCAGCGAGCACGGCCGCACGGACACCCAGGGCCGCCTGCACGCGACCCGCGAGGTGGGCCACGGCCAGGACATCCGCCCACGCGGCCAGGAATGCCGTAGCGGCGACCAACTCCTCCCCGTCGGCACCCTGGTGGCCCCGGCCGTGCTCGGACTCGCCGCGGCGGCCGGATACGACACCGTCACCGCGGTCCCCCGACCCCGCGCCGAAGTCCTGATCCTCGGCGACGAGTTGCTCACCGAAGGACTGCCGCACGACGGGCTGATCCGAGACGCGCTCGGCCCGATGCTGCCGCCCTGGCTGCGAGCGCTCGGCGCCGAGGTCATCGCCGTGCGCCGGCTCGGCGACGACGCCAAGGCCCTGCGCAAGACCATCACCTCCTCCGATGCCGACCTCATCGTCACCACCGGCGGCACCGCCTCCGGCCCCGTCGACCACGTCCACCCCACTCTGAGCCGTATCAGCGCGGAGCTGCTGGTCAACGGCGTCAAGGTGCGCCCCGGCCACCCCATGCTGCTGGCCCGCATCAAGGACAACCAGCACCTCGTCGGCCTGCCCGGCAACCCCCTCGCCGCCGTCTCCGGCCTGCTCACGCTCGCCGAGCCACTGCTGCGCACCCTCGCCGCCCGTCCCGCCCCCGAGCCGCTGACGCTGCCGCTCCAGGGCGCGGCGCACGGGCATCCGTACGACACCCGGCTCATCCCCGTGGCGCTGCGCGTCGACAGTGCTGTCCCGCTGCACTACAACGGCCCGGCGATGCTGCGGGGCATCGCGGCGGCCGACGCGCTGGCCGTCGTACCACCGGGCGGTGCCCGGCCGGGGCAGGAGGTCGAACTGCTCGACCTGCCCTGGGCGTTCGCCGGTATCGAGGTGTGTTTCACGTGA
- a CDS encoding NAD(P)H-quinone oxidoreductase produces the protein MYAITIPEPGGPEALVWNEVPDPVPGEGEVLVEVAAGAVNRADILQRQGFYNPPPGASPYPGLECSGRITAVGPGVSGWAVGDEVCALLAGGGYAEKVAVPAGQLLPVPQGLDLEQAAALPEVTCTVWSNVFMISHLRPGETLLVHGGSSGIGTMAIQLAKAVGAKVAVTAGTEEKLRRCAELGADILVNYREQDFVEEVRKATDGAGADVILDNMGAKYLDRNVQALAVNGRLAIIGMQGGIKGELNIGALLGKRAAISATSLRARPLSEKAAIVAAVREHVWPLLDAGHIRPVVDRKLPMSDAAGAHRVVEESGHVGKVLLVVR, from the coding sequence ATGTATGCGATCACGATTCCCGAACCTGGTGGGCCCGAGGCGCTGGTGTGGAACGAGGTCCCCGATCCGGTGCCCGGCGAGGGCGAGGTGCTGGTCGAGGTGGCGGCCGGCGCGGTCAACCGGGCCGACATCCTGCAGCGCCAGGGCTTCTACAACCCGCCGCCCGGCGCCTCCCCCTACCCCGGCCTCGAATGCTCCGGGCGGATCACGGCGGTCGGCCCCGGCGTCTCCGGCTGGGCGGTCGGCGACGAGGTGTGCGCGCTGCTCGCAGGCGGCGGCTACGCCGAGAAGGTCGCCGTCCCGGCCGGCCAACTGCTGCCCGTGCCGCAGGGCCTCGACCTCGAGCAGGCCGCCGCACTGCCCGAGGTGACCTGCACGGTCTGGTCGAACGTCTTCATGATCTCCCACCTCCGTCCCGGCGAGACCCTCCTCGTGCACGGCGGCTCCAGCGGCATCGGCACCATGGCGATCCAGCTCGCCAAGGCCGTCGGCGCCAAGGTCGCCGTCACCGCGGGCACCGAGGAGAAGCTGCGGCGCTGCGCCGAACTGGGCGCGGACATCCTGGTCAACTACCGCGAGCAGGACTTCGTCGAGGAGGTCAGGAAGGCCACCGACGGGGCGGGTGCGGACGTCATCCTCGACAACATGGGCGCCAAGTATCTCGACCGCAACGTCCAGGCCCTCGCCGTCAACGGCCGGCTCGCGATCATCGGCATGCAGGGCGGGATCAAGGGCGAGCTGAACATCGGCGCACTGCTGGGCAAGCGCGCCGCGATCAGCGCGACCTCGCTGCGCGCCCGCCCGCTCAGCGAGAAGGCGGCGATCGTCGCGGCCGTACGCGAACATGTCTGGCCCCTGCTCGACGCCGGCCACATCCGCCCGGTCGTCGACCGCAAGCTCCCGATGAGCGACGCGGCCGGCGCCCACCGGGTGGTCGAGGAGAGCGGCCACGTCGGAAAGGTGCTGCTGGTCGTGCGGTAG
- a CDS encoding protein kinase, translating into MSQDGAQGRYAGRALAGGRYQLRDLLGTGGMASVHLAYDSVLDRQVAVKTLHTELGREQAFRERFRREAQAVAKLTHTNIVSVFDTGEDDVDGMTTPYIVMEYIEGRPLSSVFDEDVRQFGAMPADKALKITADVLAALEISHEMGLVHRDIKPGNVMMSKRGVVKVMDFGIARAMQSGVTSMTQTGMVVGTPQYLSPEQALGRSVDARSDLYSVGIMLFQLVTGRLPFDADSPLAIAYAHVQEEPVAPSSINRALPPGVDALVARALKKNPNERFPSAESMRDECLRVAASFQAAPPSIVPGAQTQSGQGVGASVFPPVGQTPPLSAPVQTPYQQPQTPNPYSTPPPSTPSPAYGYPQQPGYQTPQPAAYSPQPGHSTPPPYTMSPQPQTTSGGGRNNRPVVIGSVLVSVVAVVGLIVALTLNRGGTDDDAGGSGGPTASESLTKAAGYREGDSSKTVETTECTEPRESYSDPDQVQMPDLTFKYWPSVVECLDAAEWKYKKVDINENTYGEGTIMRQTPETRTDFDPENPPTFTFEVSTGNPE; encoded by the coding sequence ATGAGCCAGGACGGCGCACAGGGCCGGTACGCGGGGCGGGCGCTGGCCGGTGGCCGCTATCAGCTGCGCGACTTGCTCGGCACGGGCGGCATGGCCTCGGTGCACCTGGCGTACGACTCCGTGCTCGACCGGCAGGTCGCGGTCAAGACCCTGCACACCGAGCTGGGCCGGGAGCAGGCGTTCCGGGAGCGCTTCCGTCGCGAGGCCCAGGCCGTGGCGAAGCTCACGCACACCAACATCGTCTCGGTCTTCGACACCGGAGAGGACGATGTCGACGGCATGACGACGCCGTACATCGTCATGGAGTACATCGAGGGCCGCCCGCTCAGCTCGGTGTTCGACGAGGATGTGCGGCAGTTCGGCGCGATGCCCGCCGACAAGGCGCTGAAGATCACCGCGGATGTGCTGGCGGCGCTGGAGATCAGCCATGAGATGGGGCTGGTCCACCGCGACATCAAGCCGGGCAACGTGATGATGAGCAAGCGCGGTGTCGTCAAGGTCATGGACTTCGGCATCGCGCGCGCCATGCAGTCCGGTGTGACGTCGATGACACAGACCGGCATGGTCGTCGGCACCCCGCAGTACCTCTCGCCGGAACAGGCGCTGGGCCGGTCCGTGGACGCCCGCTCCGATCTGTACTCGGTCGGCATCATGCTGTTCCAACTGGTCACCGGGCGGCTGCCGTTCGACGCGGACTCGCCGCTGGCCATCGCGTACGCGCATGTGCAGGAGGAGCCGGTGGCTCCGTCCTCGATCAACCGCGCGCTGCCTCCGGGCGTGGACGCGCTGGTCGCCCGCGCGCTGAAGAAGAACCCGAACGAGCGTTTCCCCAGCGCCGAGTCCATGCGCGACGAGTGCCTGCGCGTGGCCGCGTCCTTCCAGGCGGCCCCGCCGAGCATCGTGCCGGGCGCGCAGACGCAGAGCGGCCAGGGCGTCGGCGCCTCGGTGTTCCCGCCGGTCGGCCAGACGCCCCCGCTGTCGGCCCCCGTCCAGACGCCGTACCAGCAGCCCCAGACCCCGAACCCGTACAGCACCCCGCCGCCGTCGACGCCTTCACCGGCGTACGGCTACCCGCAGCAGCCCGGCTACCAGACACCGCAGCCGGCGGCGTACTCCCCGCAGCCGGGCCACTCGACCCCGCCGCCGTACACCATGTCGCCCCAGCCGCAGACCACTTCGGGCGGCGGCAGGAACAACCGGCCGGTCGTCATCGGCTCGGTCCTCGTGTCCGTCGTCGCGGTGGTCGGCCTGATCGTGGCCCTGACGCTGAACCGCGGCGGCACCGACGACGACGCCGGCGGCAGCGGTGGCCCGACGGCCTCGGAGTCGCTGACGAAGGCCGCCGGGTACCGGGAAGGTGACAGCTCCAAGACCGTCGAGACGACCGAGTGCACCGAGCCGCGGGAGTCGTATTCCGACCCCGATCAGGTGCAGATGCCGGACCTGACGTTCAAGTACTGGCCGTCGGTCGTCGAGTGCCTCGACGCGGCGGAGTGGAAGTACAAGAAGGTCGACATCAACGAGAACACGTACGGCGAGGGCACGATCATGCGGCAAACGCCCGAGACACGTACGGACTTCGATCCGGAGAACCCGCCGACGTTCACGTTCGAGGTCTCGACGGGCAACCCGGAGTGA
- a CDS encoding protein kinase — MAQQQRAQGPSDPEATGGGMSDAPEMWGNGGLVGDGRYRLTRRLGRGGMAEVFAAEDVRLGRTVAVKLLRSDLAEDPVSKARFTREAQSVAGLNHHAIVAVYDSGEDFVGGQSVPYIVMEIVEGRTIRDLLINAEAPGPEQALIIVSGVLEALAYSHQHGIVHRDIKPANVIITHTGAVKVMDFGIARALHGAQSTMTQTGMVMGTPQYLSPEQALGKAVDHRSDLYATGCLLYELLALRPPFTGETPLSVVYQHVQDIPTPPSEASDVCPPELDGLVMRSLAKEPDDRFQTAEEMRGLVQYGLQMLYDQGGHTGTWNTGPVTAHDGRQTPAAGFASTTVMQNHGNGSSTSQIPQQILPSGYGGGDDGGFEGHGNKGNGRSKLWILAVLAVIAIAAGVALALNGGGGGGGGGGGGKVSPTTSQTTEDDKASQTPSNEASNEPTDTETDSDSDTSGGSNYTPSYEPSYTPSETASSEPSYTPSDEPTSSGEPTPSFTPSDEPTDPETQPTDTGDGGVSAGGGTEN, encoded by the coding sequence ATGGCACAGCAGCAGCGCGCTCAGGGCCCGTCCGACCCCGAGGCGACTGGCGGCGGTATGTCAGATGCGCCGGAGATGTGGGGTAATGGCGGGCTGGTCGGCGATGGCCGGTATCGGCTCACCCGCAGACTCGGCCGGGGCGGCATGGCCGAGGTGTTCGCGGCCGAGGACGTGCGCCTGGGCCGCACGGTGGCGGTGAAGCTGCTCCGCTCCGATCTCGCCGAGGACCCGGTCTCCAAAGCCCGCTTCACGCGCGAGGCCCAGTCGGTGGCCGGGCTCAACCACCACGCGATCGTCGCCGTGTACGACTCCGGCGAGGACTTCGTGGGCGGCCAGTCGGTCCCGTACATCGTGATGGAGATCGTCGAGGGCCGCACCATCCGCGACCTCCTCATCAACGCCGAGGCGCCCGGGCCCGAGCAGGCCCTGATCATCGTCTCCGGCGTCCTGGAGGCGCTCGCCTACTCGCACCAGCACGGCATCGTCCACCGCGACATCAAGCCGGCGAACGTGATCATCACGCACACCGGCGCGGTCAAGGTGATGGACTTCGGCATCGCGCGCGCACTGCACGGCGCGCAGTCGACGATGACGCAGACCGGCATGGTCATGGGCACGCCGCAGTACCTCTCCCCGGAGCAGGCGCTCGGCAAGGCCGTCGACCACCGCTCCGACCTGTACGCGACGGGCTGCCTGCTCTACGAACTCCTCGCGCTGCGGCCCCCGTTCACCGGCGAGACGCCACTGTCGGTGGTCTACCAGCACGTCCAGGACATCCCGACGCCGCCGTCCGAGGCATCCGACGTCTGCCCGCCGGAGCTCGACGGCCTTGTCATGCGCTCGCTGGCCAAGGAGCCGGACGACCGGTTCCAGACGGCCGAGGAGATGCGCGGGCTCGTGCAGTACGGCCTGCAGATGCTGTACGACCAGGGCGGTCACACCGGCACCTGGAACACCGGCCCGGTCACCGCGCACGACGGCCGGCAGACCCCGGCCGCGGGCTTCGCGAGCACCACCGTGATGCAGAACCACGGCAACGGCTCCAGCACCTCGCAGATCCCGCAGCAGATCCTGCCGTCCGGATACGGCGGCGGGGACGACGGCGGCTTCGAGGGGCACGGCAACAAGGGCAACGGCCGCAGCAAGCTGTGGATCCTCGCCGTCCTCGCGGTGATCGCCATCGCCGCGGGCGTCGCGCTGGCGCTCAACGGCGGTGGCGGGGGCGGTGGCGGCGGCGGTGGTGGCAAGGTGTCGCCGACCACCTCGCAGACCACCGAGGACGACAAGGCCAGCCAGACGCCGAGCAACGAGGCGAGCAACGAGCCGACCGACACGGAGACGGACAGCGACTCGGACACGAGCGGCGGTTCGAACTACACGCCGTCGTACGAGCCTTCCTACACGCCGTCGGAGACGGCTTCTTCGGAGCCCTCCTACACGCCGTCCGACGAGCCGACCTCGTCGGGGGAGCCGACGCCGTCCTTCACGCCGTCCGACGAGCCGACGGACCCGGAGACGCAGCCGACGGACACCGGTGACGGCGGCGTCAGCGCGGGCGGCGGGACCGAGAACTGA